A genome region from Scleropages formosus chromosome 6, fSclFor1.1, whole genome shotgun sequence includes the following:
- the dolk gene encoding dolichol kinase: protein MLSNPAVVESLVVFAIILCVHLVVWNQLSWCCIALAIQAFYVQHKWDRLLQTGGAVFQFRPSANSGVLPACMVIPLLGLALRERCEASGNVYFERFSMVVTVTGMMLALFLSLIALGITRPVPTNTCVIAGIAGSAVLYTAKKTLTVSEVIEVLEVLLIFVYLSLIVLYLLPRCFTPGEALVVVGGISFVINQLIKRSLNLAEVKGDPVNYFLPVVLLGTLLLGAIFAVLFCFMESETWVSSLFFHTMAAVLGLGIIMPWLSLLIRRHPIMWLLDFVTLSRTRLYLLAYWVLLAILASALVLHQNYKRTSGSKKHQASTVVRKYFHVIVVATYVPGLMYDRQLLHVASVACLAVFLLLEYVRYFRIRPLGQPLRQLLTLFLDERDSGPLILTHIYLLLGMSLPIWLFPGPCAPKGSLPGAGGLVPYAGVLAVGVGDTVASVFGSTMGEIRWPGTRKTMEGTATSVFAQIIAVAMFLIFDGALNLNASYAWVVGSIALVSMLEAYTAQIDNLLLPLYLFVLFMI, encoded by the coding sequence ATGCTCAGCAATCCAGCAGTTGTGGAGTCACTTGTGGTGTTCGCCATCATTCTGTGTGTCCACCTCGTGGTGTGGAACCAGCTGTCATGGTGCTGCATCGCTCTGGCCATCCAGGCCTTCTACGTGCAGCACAAGTGGGACCGCCTGCTACAGACCGGCGGTGCGGTGTTCCAGTTCCGGCCATCGGCCAACAGCGGTGTCCTGCCTGCCTGCATGGTGATCCCTCTGCTGGGCCTAGCACTGAGGGAGCGCTGCGAGGCATCTGGCAACGTCTACTTTGAGCGCTTCTCCATGGTGGTAACAGTCACTGGCATGATGTTGGCGCTCTTTCTTTCCTTGATTGCCCTGGGCATCACTCGGCCAGTGCCCACCAACACCTGTGTGATAGCTGGCATCGCTGGCAGTGCGGTTCTGTACACTGCTAAGAAGACCCTGACGGTGTCTGAGGTCATCGAGGTGCTGGAAGTCCTGCTCATTTTCGTCTACCTCAGCCTAATCGTGCTGTACCTGCTGCCCCGCTGCTTCACGCCAGGGGAGGCCCTCGTAGTTGTGGGAGGAATCAGCTTTGTCATCAACCAACTCATCAAGCGTTCCCTCAACCTGGCTGAGGTGAAAGGGGACCCTGTTAACTACTTCCTGCCCGTAGTCTTGCTGGGTACCCTCCTGCTCGGGGCCATCTTTGCTGTGCTCTTCTGCTTTATGGAGTCAGAGACGTGGGTCTCCTCGCTCTTCTTCCACACAATGGCGGCTGTTCTAGGCTTGGGGATCATTATGCCTTGGCTCTCACTACTCATCAGAAGGCACCCAATCATGTGGCTGCTGGACTTTGTGACTCTCAGCCGGACGCGCCTTTATCTGCTGGCATATTGGGTGCTGCTGGCCATTCTGGCCTCCGCTTTGGTCCTGCACCAGAACTACAAGAGGACATCTGGTTCCAAGAAGCATCAGGCATCCACCGTGGTGCGCAAGTACTTCCACGTGATCGTAGTGGCTACCTATGTGCCGGGACTCATGTACGATAGGCAGTTGCTCCACGTAGCTTCGGTGGCCTGCCTGGCCGTCTTCCTGCTGCTGGAGTATGTGCGTTATTTTCGCATTCGTCCTTTGGGCCAGCCCCTCCGACAGCTGCTCACACTCTTCCTGGATGAACGTGACTCGGGGCCCCTCATCCTCACCCACATATACCTGCTCCTGGGTATGTCTCTGCCCATTTGGCTCTTCCCCGGGCCCTGTGCCCCCAAGGGCAGCCTGCCTGGGGCAGGgggccttgtgccctatgcaGGGGTCCTAGCAGTGGGTGTGGGGGACACCGTGGCATCAGTGTTTGGCAGCACCATGGGTGAGATCCGGTGGCCCGGGACGAGAAAGACAATGGAGGGCACAGCTACGTCAGTCTTTGCCCAAATTATTGCTGTAGCCATGTTTCTCATTTTTGACGGGGCCCTCAATCTGAACGCAAGCTATGCGTGGGTGGTGGGGTCCATTGCCTTGGTATCTATGCTGGAGGCCTACACTGCCCAGATAGACAACCTTCTTCTTCCACTGTACCTCTTCGTCCTCTTCATGATCTGA
- the nup188 gene encoding nucleoporin NUP188 homolog: MVRALAGHVLGVKMANSEMCVRSSRELWTILLGRSALREPAQIEAELDRNWERLLLGLCYYKPPSSSSAEKLKSDKDIAQPLKDFGFRISKLLGLDEQQSVQILQCYLQEDYRGTRNALKNVLQEERQSQALLLKIADYYYEERVCLLRCVLLLLTYFQDERHPYRAEYANCVSKLEKDLVSNYQQQFEKLFKAEAPTWETHGNLMTERQVSRWFLQCLREQSLLLEILFLYYAYFEMPPADLLTFTKIFKEQGFGQRQTNRHLVDKSMDALVDRIGYFSSLILVEGMDIDFLHKCALEDRPEQHQFFSTPEICKEMDQILLTFGDLPHHAPVLLAWVLLRHTLNPDEASLVIRRIGNTSLQLGVFQYLTNMLQAMGSSGNNCTASTARMCIYGLISFVITSFEEETLGIQQHMINVACEVLAAPSLAELFWETKPEMGLGMILDSAVGIFPQKIGPLLQLLTALLSDKSTAKKVYSFLDKMSFYTEVYKHKPNDIVSREDETLWRRQLPKLLYPLGLGQTNLRMPQGCLGQVILSDQGYIVRWDYSYSSWTLFTCEIEMLLHVVSTADVILHCERVKPILDLVHKVISTDWTVSDCLLPITSRIYMLLQRLTSVINPPTEVIASCVNCLTVLAARMPGKVWSSLHHTGFLPFASTPLTNMAQSISAEGMKAGNYGNILVLIEQPRGEYAVTVAFLHLVTTLVKGQLGSTQNKGLIPCVLLVLKEMLPTYHKWRYNTCGVRERIGCLILELIHAILNLTPEGESQGSTPSLQSLCIYSLTNTDAGQAVVNIMGIGVDTIDVVLAAQPSSGVSEGPGQVLIQTVKLAFSVTNNVIRLKPASDVVSPLEQALTQHGGHGKNLIAVLAKYIYHKHDPALPRLAIQLLKRLATVAPMSVYACLGNDAAAIRDAFLTRLQSKTEDMRIKVMILEFLTVAVETQPGLIELFLNLEVKDGAEGSKEFLLGEWSCLHVVLDLIDSRQQGKYWCPPLLHRAALAFLHALWQDRRDSAISVLRTKDKFWENLTTPLFGTLPSPSDTTEPCVLETCAFVMKIIGLEIYYVVSTSLEQSLKETMKKFSSGKRYEYWSNYVKSLVCHMAKTEEEGMRCFPECQMLISAWRMLLILSTSHADVMQLTEDSTQLKLFLDVLEGTTATLQVPTSMPCLRIGSMMATLLLILLKQWRSVVASAPDVLAPLSQILENILQADQQLMGRTKAKLFSALISVLQIQGLNSGGISQLPQLLLCVCDTAQDEALALMDSTRHVAVTGDIHEDKDSMETDAAPRTLHQDQRDGVCVLALHLAKELCRVDENGEHWLLVMRRLPVLPSILSCLELSLRLRQNLYFTEAALHLLLTLARTSQGATVVAGAGVIQSICLPLLSVYEVTTNGASQNLGFSRKSQDSPSWPGVYRLCLSLMESLLKTLRYNFINEALDFVGVHQERILQCLNAVRTVQSLACLDEADHTVGFLLQLSSFCKEWQFHLPQLLRDVQVNLCYLCQTCTYLLHSKKMLHHYLQTKNGDALPQGPLPRAQRAPQTPSKQPAGGVVGVGERDEAEQKALLAVQCSLLKILSKTLATLQHFTPDCCQILLDQSLDLAEYRTLFVLSFTTPAFDSDVAPSFGTLLATINVALSMLGEVEKKKEPASLNVGTLASSEDIQAVKSLLMFTMENCFYVLISQAVRYLKDPMVHLRDKQRLKQELSSELSTLLSSLSRYFRRGSPSSPASSLLPSPQSKPSTPGTKVVQEGQEPFIQLVQAFVRHVQR, from the exons ATGGTGCGCGCATTGGCGGGTCACGTGTTGGGGGTCAAGATGGCGAACTCGGAGATGTGTGTCAG aaGCAGCAGGGAGTTGTGGACCATTTTACTCGGGAGGTCAGCCCTGAGAGAACCG GCCCAAATTGAAGCTGAACTGGACAGGAATTGGGAGCGATTACTTTTGGGTTTGTGTTACTACAAACCACCCAG CTCATCCTCTGCTGAGAAACTGAAGTCAGATAAAGACATCGCTCAGCCACTGAAAGACTTTGGCTTCAGAATCAGTAAACTGCTG GGTCTGGATGAACAGCAGAGTGTACAGATACTACAGTGTTACTTGCAGGAGGACTACAGAGGGACGCGCAATGCCTTGAAG AATGTCCTTCAGGAAGAAAGGCAGAGTCAAGCTCTACTCCTCAAA ATAGCCGATTACTACTACGAGGAACGGGTCTGTCTGCTTCGCTGTGTCCTGCTACTTCTGACATACTTCCAGGATGAAAGACACCCCTACAGG GCAGAGTACGCAAATTGTGTCAGCAAGCTGGAGAAAGATCTAGTTTCAAACTACCAGCAGCAGTTTGAGAAGCTCTTCAAAGCAGAGGCACCAACATGGGAGACTCATGGAAATCTCATG ACGGAGAGACAGGTGTCACGATGGTTCCTGCAATGTCTCCGGGAGCAGTCTCTCCTCTTGGAAATCCTCTTCCTGTACTATGCCTACTTTGAGATGCCACCTGCCGATCTGCTCACTTTCACCAAGATCTTCAAGGAGCAGGGTTTTGGTCAAAGGCAGACAAACCGGCACTTGGTGGACAAGAGCATGGATGCCCTTGTTGACCGCATTGG ATATTTCAGTTCTCTTATACTTGTGGAGGGGATGGATATTGATTTCCTGCACAAATGTGCCTTGGAGGATCGGCCAGAACAGCATCAGTTCTTCAGCACTCCTGAAATCTGCAAA GAGATGGACCAGATATTGCTGACTTTTGGAGACCTCCCCCACCATGCCCCAGTTTTGCTGGCTTGGGTCTTGTTGCGGCACACACTGAACCCAGATGAGGCCAGCCTGGTGATTCGGCGAATTGGAAACACCTCTCTGCAGCTGGGTGTGTTTCAGTACCTGACCAACATGCTCCAGGCAATGGGCAGCAGTGGAAACAAT TGCACTGCCAGCACAGCCCGAATGTGTATCTACGGCCTCATTTCGTTTGTTATTACTTCATTTGAGGAGGAAACTCTTGGAATCCAGCAG CACATGATCAATGTTGCATGTGAGGTCCTTGCTGCCCCCAGCCTAGCAGAGCTGTTCTGGGAGACG AAGCCAGAAATGGGGCTTGGAATGATTCTGGACAGTGCAGTGGGAATATTTCCTCAGAAGATCGGCCCACTCCTTCAGCTGCTGACAGCCCTCCTGTCGGACAAGTCCACTGCCAAGAAG GTGTACAGCTTTTTGGACAAGATGTCTTTCTATACTGAAGTCTACAAGCATAAGCCCAATGATATTGTGTCAAGAGAGGATGAGACACTGTGGAGGAGACAGTTGCCTAAACTCCTTTATCCTCTTG GTCTTGGTCAGACCAACCTCCGTATGCCACAAGGCTGTCTTGGCCAGGTGATTTTGAGTGATCAGGGCTATATAGTCCGCTGGGACTACTCCTACAGCTCCTGGACACTGTTCACCTGTGAGATCGAGATGCTGCTGCATGTGGTGTCAACTGCAG ATGTTATTCTGCACTGTGAGCGAGTCAAGCCCATCCTTGACCTGGTGCACAAGGTCATCAGCACTGATTGGACCGTGTCGGACTGCCTGTTGCCCATCACATCCCGTATATACATGTTGCTGCAGAG GTTGACATCAGTGATAAACCCTCCCACTGAAGTGATTGCATCCTGTGTGAACTGTCTGACTGTTCTGGCTGCAAGGATGCCAGGGAAG GTGTGGTCCAGCTTGCACCACACTGGATTCTTGCCTTTTGCCTCCACACCACTGACTAACATGGCACAGTCAATCAG TGCTGAGGGCATGAAGGCGGGTAATTATGGCAACATTCTAGTCCTGATTGAGCAACCTCGGGGCGAGTATGCCGTGACTGTTGCATTCCTGCACCTGGTAACCACCCTTGTCAAG GGTCAGCTGGGAAGCACCCAAAACAAGGGTCTCATTCCTTGTGTGTTACTGGTGCTCAAAGAGATGCTTCCTACGTACCACAAATGGCGCTACAATACCTGTGGAGTGAGGGAAAGGATAG GTTGCCTGATTTTAGAGTTGATTCATGCCATTCTCAACCTCACTCCTGAGGGAGAGTCCCAGGGCAG CACCCCCAGTCTTCAGTCCCTGTGCATCTATAGTCTGACCAATACTGATGCTGGCCAGGCAGTCGTCAACATCATGGGGATTGGGGTGGACACCATTGACGTGGTCCTGGCAGCACAGCCTAGCAG TGGTGTTTCAGAGGGTCCTGGGCAGGTCCTGATACAGACAGTGAAGCTGGCCTTCTCTGTCACCAACAACGTGATCCGACTGAAGCCAGCATCAGATGTGGTGTCCCCGCTGGAGCAGGCTCTGACACAACATG GTGGCCACGGAAAGAACCTTATTGCAGTTCTGGCAAAATATATCTATCACAAACACGACCCGGCGCTGCCACGCCTTGCCATACAGTTGCTCAAAAGACTTGCAACG GTGGCCCCCATGTCAGTATACGCCTGCTTAGGGAACGATGCAGCTGCCATACGAGATGCCTTCCTGACACGCCTACAGAGCAAGACGGAAGACATGAGGATCAAGGTCATGATCCTGGAGTTTTTAACGGTTGCTGTGGAAACACAGCCAGGCCTTATCGAGCTATTCCTCAACCTTGAAGTAAAGGATGGTGCTGAAGGGTCAAAG GAGTTCCTGCTCGGTGAATGGAGTTGCCTGCATGTGGTGCTGGACCTGATTGACTCCAGGCAACAGGGGAAATACTGGTGTCCCCCACTGCTACACCGAGCTGCTCTGGCCTTCCTGCATGCCCTGTGGCAGGACCGGCGGGACAGTGCCATCTCAGTGCTGCGCACGAA AGACAAGTTTTGGGAAAACTTGACCACCCCACTTTTTGGAACCCTCCCATCACCCTCAGATACAACAGAG ccttgtgttctTGAAACCTGTGCCTTTGTTATGAAAATAATTGGCCTTGAAATCTACTATGTTGTCAG TACTTCTCTTGAGCAGTCTCTGAAAGAAACCATGAAGAAATTTTCTTCTGGGAAGCGCTATGAGTACTGGTCCAACTATGTGAAATCACTGGTTTGCCACATGGCCAAGACTGAGGAGGAGGGGATGCGCTGCTTCCCTGAGTGCCAGATGCTCATCTCTGCATGGAGGATGCTCCTTATCCTGTCAACCAGCCAT GCTGACGTGATGCAGCTGACAGAGGATTCCACTCAGTTGAAACTCTTCCTGGATGTCTTGGAAGGCACCACAGCTACA TTGCAGGTGCCAACATCCATGCCCTGCTTGCGCATTGGCTCCATGATGGCCACGCTGCTGCTCATCTTGCTAAAACAGTGGAGAAG TGTGGTGGCGTCCGCTCCTGATGTGCTGGCACCACTCTCTCAAATACTTGAAAACATCCTGCAagcagaccagcagctgatgggGAGGACCAAGGCAAAGCTGTTTTCTGCGCTTATCTCTGTCCTGCAGATTCAGGGCCTTAATA GTGGTGGGATATCCCAGCTCCCTCAgctactgctgtgtgtgtgtgacacggCACAAGATGAAGCTCTAGCACTGATGGACAGCACACGCCATGTGGCTGTTACAGGGGACATCCATGAAGACAAGGACAGCATGGAAACAGATGCAGCCCCCCGCACCCTCCATCAGGACCAGAGAGATGGG GTGTGTGTTCTGGCCCTGCACCTGGCGAAGGAGCTGTGTCGTGTGGACGAGAACGGGGAGCACTGGTTGTTGGTGATGCGTAGGCTGCCTGTGTTGCCGTCCATCCTCAGCTGCTTGGAACTCAGTCTGAGGCTCAGACAGAACCTTTATTTCACAGAGGCTGCACTGCATCTTCTGCTCACTCTTGCTCGAACCTCACAG ggTGCCACTGTTGTAGCAGGTGCTGGTGTTATCCAGAGCATCTGCCTGCCATTACTGAGTGTGTATGAGGTCACTACAAATGGAGCTTCTCAG AATTTGGGCTTTTCCCGGAAGTCCCAGGACTCGCCCTCATGGCCTGGGGTTTACCGCCTCTGCTTGTCCCTGATGGAGAGCCTATTGAAGACGCTTCGATACAACTTTATAAATGAGGCGCTGGATTTTGTGGGAGTCCACCAGGAGCGCATACTTCAG TGCTTGAATGCAGTACGGACAGTGCAGAGTTTGGCCTGTCTGGATGAAGCAGACCACACAGTGGGCTTCCTCCTTCAGCTCTCCAGCTTCTGTAAAGAGTGGCAGTTCCACCTGCCGCAGCTGCTGAGGGACGTGCAG GTGAATTTGTGTTACCTGTGTCAGACATGTACCTACCTCCTGCACAGCAAGAAGATGCTGCATCATTACCTTCAG ACAAAGAATGGAGATGCATTACCCCAAGGACCCCTCCCCCGAGCTCAGCGTGCTCCACAGACCCCCTCCAAACAGCCTGCAGGTGGAGTGGTTGGAGTCGGGGAGCGTGATGAGGCTGAGCAGAAGGCACTGCTGGCGGTACAGTGCAGCCTGCTCAAGATCCTGAGCAAGACGCTGGCCACCCTGCAGCACTTCACACCTGACTGTTGCCAGATCCTGCTAGACCAG TCCCTGGACCTAGCAGAGTATCGCACCCTGTTTGTGCTGAGCTTCACCACACCTGCTTTTGACTCTGATGTGGCGCCTTCCTTCGGGACTCTCTTGGCCACAATCAATGTGGCCCTCAGCATGCTGGGAGAG GttgagaagaagaaagagccGGCCTCCCTCAACGTAGGGACTCTGGCCTCCTCTGAGGACATTCAGGCTGTTAA GTCACTGCTCATGTTTACCATGGAAAACTGCTTCTATGTACTGATCTCCCAAGCGGTGCGCTACCTCAAGGACCCCATGGTGCACCTGAGGGACAAACAGAGACTCAAGCAGGAGCTCAGCTCAGAGCTG AGCACACTGCTGTCCAGCTTGTCCCGCTACTTCCGCCGAGGGTCCCCATCTTCTCCAGCCAGCAGtctgctcccctccccccagagcAAACCCTCCACCCCAGGCACAAAAGTGGTGCAGGAAGGCCAGGAGCCCTTCATCCAGCTGGTCCAGGCCTTTGTCCGCCACGTGCAGAGATAG